One genomic window of Halovivax cerinus includes the following:
- a CDS encoding M42 family metallopeptidase, protein MSEAFDWELLRELTEATGISGFEGDVREIVRRELEESTDSVSADALGNVVGTVDGTSAYSVVVAAHIDEWGWMVERVTEDGFLELETIGGTNPATPVSQRVTVRTADGSIPGIIGAVPPHMLTEDVLDLRPTEGEHPALSDDVYVELGLPADEVRERVTPGDQVTLRRTTERLGECVTGKAFDNRALVHILLEAARRIEDPDVTIHFAGTSQEEIGLRGATGLATDLDPDLAIALDISVANDQPYFDEDDRISSLGEGTAIKVKDRDSITNPLVTRRLRDLAEQRGIPHQLEITNQGGTDTAAFQRAHGSKPTGALLLPTRNIHSNTACASVGDIEATIDLLTAFLETEAGDEYIA, encoded by the coding sequence ATGTCAGAGGCGTTCGACTGGGAGCTGTTACGAGAATTGACCGAGGCCACCGGAATCAGCGGGTTCGAGGGCGACGTCCGAGAAATCGTCCGACGGGAACTCGAGGAGTCGACGGATTCAGTGTCGGCCGACGCCCTCGGAAACGTGGTCGGGACGGTCGACGGGACGTCGGCGTATTCCGTCGTCGTCGCCGCCCACATCGACGAATGGGGATGGATGGTCGAACGGGTCACCGAGGACGGCTTTCTCGAGCTCGAGACCATCGGCGGGACGAACCCCGCAACCCCGGTCTCCCAGCGAGTGACTGTTCGAACAGCGGACGGATCGATTCCCGGGATCATCGGAGCCGTTCCCCCGCACATGCTCACCGAGGACGTACTCGATTTACGACCGACCGAAGGCGAACACCCCGCTCTGAGCGACGACGTCTACGTCGAACTCGGGCTCCCCGCTGACGAAGTACGCGAGCGCGTTACTCCAGGTGACCAGGTCACGCTCCGGCGGACGACGGAACGGCTCGGTGAATGCGTGACGGGGAAAGCGTTCGACAACCGAGCGCTGGTTCACATTTTGCTCGAGGCGGCCAGGCGGATCGAAGACCCCGACGTGACGATTCACTTCGCGGGGACGAGCCAGGAGGAGATCGGGCTTCGGGGAGCGACGGGACTCGCGACCGATCTCGATCCCGACCTCGCCATCGCGCTCGACATTTCGGTCGCGAACGACCAGCCGTACTTCGACGAGGACGACCGGATCTCGTCGCTCGGCGAGGGGACGGCGATCAAGGTCAAAGACCGGGATAGCATCACGAATCCGCTCGTGACGCGACGGCTGCGAGACCTTGCTGAACAGAGAGGGATTCCGCATCAACTCGAGATAACGAACCAGGGGGGCACGGATACCGCCGCCTTTCAGCGAGCGCACGGGTCGAAACCGACCGGTGCGCTGCTGTTGCCGACGCGGAACATCCACTCCAACACTGCCTGTGCGTCCGTCGGCGACATCGAAGCGACGATCGATCTCCTCACCGCATTTCTGGAGACGGAGGCCGGAGACGAGTACATCGCTTGA
- a CDS encoding ribose-phosphate diphosphokinase, with protein sequence MIVSGSSSQSLAAEIAAELDEPLAEVSIERFPDGELLASVPEFAADGAVPDRVVVVASTVSSDAHVELLQLQDAARKAGADEVVTVVPYMGYARQDDAFEPGQPISARAVARAISTGADRVVTANPHEAAVCDFFDPPATTVDAAPALADPLPDDLADPVFLSPDAGAVEIATTVRDAYGAGTTDYFEKTRRSGTEVDIAPSDVRVADRDVVVVDDIVATGGTMSEAIGVLDDRGAARLFVGCVHPLLAGAAYTRLARAGVETIYGTDTIEGPASAVSAAPWLAEALE encoded by the coding sequence ATGATCGTCAGTGGGTCCTCGTCGCAGTCGCTCGCGGCCGAGATCGCCGCCGAACTCGACGAACCGCTCGCCGAGGTTTCGATCGAACGCTTCCCCGACGGCGAGCTCCTCGCCTCGGTGCCCGAGTTCGCGGCCGACGGGGCGGTACCGGATCGAGTCGTGGTCGTCGCCTCCACGGTGTCGAGCGACGCGCACGTCGAACTGTTACAGTTGCAGGACGCCGCCCGGAAAGCGGGCGCGGACGAGGTGGTCACCGTCGTCCCCTACATGGGGTACGCTCGGCAGGACGATGCGTTCGAGCCCGGCCAGCCGATCTCGGCGCGGGCCGTCGCCCGGGCCATCTCCACCGGTGCCGATCGGGTTGTGACCGCAAACCCTCACGAGGCGGCCGTCTGTGACTTCTTCGACCCGCCTGCGACGACCGTCGACGCCGCCCCCGCTCTCGCCGACCCGCTCCCCGACGACCTCGCCGATCCCGTCTTCCTCTCGCCCGACGCCGGCGCCGTCGAGATCGCGACGACCGTCCGCGACGCCTACGGGGCGGGGACGACCGACTACTTCGAGAAGACTCGTCGATCGGGAACCGAGGTCGACATCGCGCCGAGCGACGTCCGCGTCGCCGACCGGGACGTGGTCGTCGTCGACGACATCGTCGCCACCGGCGGGACGATGAGCGAGGCGATCGGCGTCCTCGACGACCGCGGCGCCGCGCGTCTCTTCGTCGGGTGCGTCCACCCGCTACTCGCCGGCGCCGCCTACACCCGCCTCGCTCGCGCTGGCGTCGAGACCATCTACGGCACCGATACGATCGAGGGTCCAGCCAGTGCCGTGTCCGCGGCACCGTGGCTCGCCGAGGCGCTCGAGTGA
- a CDS encoding CARDB domain-containing protein: MRDRLAVAIVCLLVLSPSLAVGTVAADGASIDGHRVADERALDGERLAEGAPYEDWQIDGEQAEETESALERSATPVAEPAATASMHAIDQSTTLHHRPDDVGTFGAVVTLSIPEPVRALSVRVPTRATIESADGFDVVDGSTLRWNGETAQPTVTLGVETNRRQRRGGHANTGDPAGEPAQQVFDAGTDLDFAETREWGIVAVPQLALDWEYERGHSISVERSVDVAGDGAVGETIVVFGPVEVYEAEAGGERHRLVVPQAADLAESPDAILQALDEASRALTLGAPNDEFFVVAAPVGEVDWRAAGLQYGDSDAWVRADAPLDDPGSVWLHEYTHSRQPFAGVGNGTTEAIRWLVEGQADYYAATLALELGYAEYDEFRRFVDRGSLYPYDQGVLSDPDTWTDPETPYARGPPALLAIDREIRRATDGDLTLQHAFRRVNVAETPLESRAFYAAVEAVGGADARATAERVVETETVPDTRTESAYRSLFDGEPTAFDHRFRDAAITVSGPYRGGQLGGLDELVPGETAAVPIAIENEDADTGYFDAALVVDGAIVDATAGSLDAGDRATGTVAWTPTEPGTYDLRVGDDRRTVTVEAAATATVSDLVVSDRSVDQGDDVTATAVVTGHPDRPSRADVHIRTPGGTVAEETVHLAPGATARVEATFTLDRDGLNQVTAGDRQALVGVGTLAGGVAEVDALAESIPTPAIAGGAVVVAALGGVLAARRHGGV, encoded by the coding sequence ATGCGAGACCGTCTTGCGGTCGCGATCGTCTGCCTGCTCGTCCTGTCGCCGTCGCTGGCGGTCGGTACCGTCGCCGCCGACGGGGCGTCTATCGATGGTCACCGGGTCGCCGACGAGAGAGCGCTCGACGGGGAGCGACTCGCCGAGGGGGCGCCGTACGAGGACTGGCAGATCGACGGCGAGCAGGCGGAGGAGACGGAATCAGCGCTAGAGCGATCCGCGACGCCCGTCGCCGAACCGGCGGCGACGGCGTCGATGCACGCGATCGACCAGTCGACGACACTCCACCACCGGCCGGACGACGTCGGCACGTTTGGCGCGGTCGTGACCCTGTCGATCCCGGAGCCGGTACGCGCACTCTCCGTCCGGGTGCCGACGAGGGCGACGATCGAGTCGGCCGACGGCTTCGACGTCGTCGACGGGTCGACGCTTCGATGGAACGGCGAGACGGCCCAGCCGACGGTCACCCTCGGCGTCGAGACCAACCGTCGACAGCGACGGGGCGGCCACGCGAACACGGGCGATCCCGCCGGGGAACCCGCGCAGCAAGTCTTCGACGCGGGGACAGACCTCGACTTCGCCGAGACGCGCGAGTGGGGGATCGTCGCCGTTCCACAGCTCGCCCTCGACTGGGAGTACGAACGCGGCCACTCGATCTCGGTCGAGCGATCGGTGGACGTGGCCGGCGACGGTGCCGTCGGCGAGACCATCGTCGTCTTCGGCCCCGTCGAGGTGTACGAAGCCGAGGCGGGCGGCGAGCGCCACCGGCTGGTCGTCCCACAGGCGGCCGATCTCGCGGAATCACCGGACGCGATTCTCCAGGCACTGGACGAGGCGAGCAGGGCGTTGACCCTCGGCGCGCCGAACGACGAGTTCTTCGTCGTCGCGGCGCCCGTCGGCGAGGTCGACTGGCGCGCGGCCGGACTACAGTACGGCGACAGCGATGCCTGGGTCCGGGCCGACGCACCGCTCGACGACCCGGGGTCCGTCTGGCTCCACGAGTACACGCACTCGCGACAGCCGTTCGCCGGGGTCGGGAACGGCACGACCGAGGCCATCCGGTGGCTCGTCGAAGGGCAGGCCGACTACTACGCGGCGACGCTGGCACTCGAACTCGGGTACGCCGAGTACGACGAGTTCCGCCGATTCGTAGACCGCGGCTCCCTGTACCCGTACGACCAGGGCGTCCTGTCAGACCCCGACACCTGGACGGACCCGGAGACGCCCTACGCCCGCGGCCCGCCCGCGCTCCTCGCGATCGATCGCGAGATCAGGCGAGCGACCGACGGTGACCTGACACTGCAACACGCCTTCAGACGGGTGAACGTCGCGGAGACGCCGCTCGAATCGCGGGCGTTCTACGCGGCGGTCGAGGCCGTCGGCGGGGCCGACGCCCGGGCGACGGCCGAACGCGTCGTCGAGACCGAGACCGTTCCAGACACGCGCACCGAGTCGGCCTATCGGTCGCTGTTCGACGGCGAGCCGACCGCGTTCGACCACCGGTTTCGCGACGCCGCGATCACCGTCTCGGGGCCGTATCGCGGCGGCCAGCTCGGCGGGCTGGACGAACTCGTCCCGGGCGAGACGGCCGCGGTACCCATCGCGATCGAGAACGAGGACGCCGACACGGGCTACTTCGACGCCGCGCTCGTCGTCGACGGCGCCATCGTCGATGCGACCGCGGGCTCGCTCGACGCCGGAGATCGGGCGACCGGCACGGTGGCCTGGACGCCGACGGAACCGGGTACGTACGACCTGCGCGTCGGCGACGACCGTCGAACGGTGACCGTCGAGGCGGCCGCGACGGCGACCGTCTCGGATCTCGTCGTCTCCGACCGCAGCGTCGACCAGGGCGACGACGTTACGGCGACAGCCGTCGTGACCGGGCACCCGGACCGGCCGTCGCGAGCGGACGTGCACATCCGGACGCCGGGGGGCACCGTCGCCGAGGAAACCGTCCACCTCGCTCCCGGCGCGACGGCGCGCGTCGAGGCGACGTTCACCCTCGATCGCGACGGACTGAACCAGGTGACCGCAGGCGACCGGCAGGCGCTGGTCGGCGTGGGGACGCTCGCCGGCGGCGTCGCCGAGGTCGACGCGCTGGCCGAGTCGATCCCGACTCCCGCGATCGCGGGCGGAGCGGTGGTCGTCGCCGCGCTCGGCGGCGTGCTCGCCGCTCGTCGCCACGGTGGCGTGTGA